The following proteins are co-located in the Brevibacillus laterosporus DSM 25 genome:
- a CDS encoding YbbR-like domain-containing protein, which translates to MDRWLNSHWFVRGIALLLAIMLWMIVNLEPEQGNSSEAVQPTRIIESAKVKAYYDADNFEITNKLQSVKVAVESNNPFLKYNIFDNYEVFIDARGLASGAHRLQVQSRGFPDGSKVTITPDYIDVTLEEKQTVEMDVQVEKIGKEADGYELKQPIVKPFRVLVTVPASQVKKIGVVKAAVNVDGATDTVSSNAQLKVYDKQGNQMTGAEISPLVVEVNIPMTSPSKMVPLKLNLTNELPDGYSLASITMNTQEVTVYGPNEVIKPLDTYSGPIIDLKNITSDRVLQLKMPLAPKVVKVDPDTLDVTLKIVPSETKKLENVPLRVTGLAEDLVAKVVTADGQELSTVSFDVIGAPNILKDLTANDIQIVADVSSLPVGVHEIPLVYNNNLPDYLKIASNALNQVTVEITKKQ; encoded by the coding sequence TCATTGGTTTGTCCGCGGAATTGCCCTGCTTTTGGCCATTATGTTGTGGATGATCGTAAACTTAGAGCCAGAGCAAGGCAATTCCAGTGAAGCAGTACAGCCTACTCGAATTATCGAGAGCGCAAAGGTCAAAGCTTATTATGATGCTGATAATTTTGAGATTACCAACAAATTACAATCTGTTAAAGTAGCAGTGGAAAGTAACAATCCTTTTCTAAAATATAATATCTTTGATAACTACGAGGTATTTATAGACGCCAGAGGTTTAGCAAGTGGAGCACATCGTTTGCAGGTGCAGTCGCGTGGATTCCCTGATGGATCAAAAGTGACCATAACACCTGATTATATTGATGTAACATTAGAAGAAAAACAAACGGTGGAAATGGATGTCCAAGTCGAGAAAATTGGCAAGGAAGCGGATGGATATGAGTTAAAACAACCTATTGTGAAACCATTCCGTGTACTGGTTACTGTTCCAGCAAGTCAGGTTAAGAAGATTGGTGTAGTAAAGGCTGCTGTCAATGTAGATGGAGCGACCGATACTGTTTCTAGTAATGCGCAATTGAAAGTGTATGACAAGCAAGGAAATCAGATGACGGGAGCAGAAATTTCACCGCTTGTAGTCGAAGTTAATATACCGATGACAAGTCCGTCCAAAATGGTTCCACTCAAATTAAACTTGACGAATGAGCTACCAGATGGATATAGTTTGGCTAGTATAACGATGAACACACAAGAGGTGACGGTATACGGACCAAATGAAGTGATTAAACCTTTGGATACCTACTCGGGTCCAATAATTGATCTTAAAAATATTACTTCAGATCGGGTACTTCAATTAAAAATGCCGTTGGCGCCAAAAGTGGTGAAGGTAGACCCAGATACGTTGGATGTCACACTGAAGATAGTGCCATCCGAAACCAAAAAATTGGAGAACGTACCATTGAGGGTAACCGGACTCGCTGAAGATTTGGTTGCCAAAGTTGTTACAGCGGATGGACAGGAATTAAGCACAGTAAGCTTCGATGTGATCGGTGCTCCTAACATCCTAAAAGACCTCACGGCAAATGACATTCAAATTGTAGCAGATGTAAGTTCGCTACCTGTAGGTGTGCATGAGATTCCGCTGGTATATAATAACAATTTACCAGATTATCTCAAGATAGCATCGAATGCACTTAATCAGGTCACGGTAGAAATCACAAAAAAACAGTAG
- the glmM gene encoding phosphoglucosamine mutase: MGKYFGTDGVRGVANTQLTPELAFKIGRDGGYVLTRHKEEGKPKVVIGRDTRISGQMLESALIAGLLSVGAEVVRLGVISTSGVAYLTKALGADAGVMISASHNPFEDNGIKFFGNDGFKLSDEDENEIERYLDTPEDTLPRPTGDKIGTVIDYLEGSQKYLSHLKSSVNERFEDMKIVLDCANGAVSSLAARLFADVEADVITIGASPNGININDQCGSTHPERLQEEVVKHKAVLGLSFDGDADRCIAVDENGELVDGDYLMAICARALKHKGKLNNNTVVTTVMANLGFFKAMEEQGINSTRTAVGDRYVMEEMVRGGYNLGGEQSGHIIFLDYNTTGDGLLTGLQLLNVIKETGKPLSELKQMMTKFPQLLVNVRVEDKTKLNGNVAIEQAIKEVEESLHGNGRVLVRPSGTEPIVRVMAEGPDAAELEVMVQKIVEVVKKELA; this comes from the coding sequence ATGGGGAAGTATTTCGGAACAGACGGCGTACGTGGGGTTGCTAATACGCAGCTTACACCTGAATTGGCTTTTAAAATAGGTCGAGATGGTGGATACGTACTGACAAGACACAAAGAGGAAGGCAAACCAAAGGTAGTTATTGGTCGCGATACCCGTATCTCTGGTCAGATGCTGGAGAGTGCTCTAATCGCAGGTCTTCTCTCTGTAGGTGCAGAAGTAGTTCGTTTGGGAGTAATTTCTACGTCTGGCGTAGCTTATCTGACCAAAGCTTTAGGGGCAGATGCCGGTGTCATGATTTCTGCTTCACATAATCCATTTGAAGATAATGGAATCAAATTCTTTGGTAACGATGGCTTTAAACTGTCAGATGAAGACGAAAATGAGATTGAAAGATATTTGGATACACCAGAGGATACATTGCCACGCCCAACAGGGGACAAAATCGGTACTGTAATCGATTATCTGGAAGGTAGCCAGAAATACCTTTCTCATCTCAAAAGTTCTGTAAATGAGCGTTTTGAAGACATGAAAATCGTCTTGGATTGCGCAAATGGAGCCGTATCTTCTTTGGCAGCGAGATTATTTGCAGACGTGGAAGCAGATGTAATTACGATTGGTGCAAGCCCGAATGGCATCAACATCAATGATCAATGCGGATCAACACATCCAGAACGTTTACAGGAAGAGGTTGTGAAGCATAAGGCTGTATTGGGGCTTTCCTTTGACGGAGATGCAGATCGTTGTATAGCGGTCGACGAGAACGGTGAATTAGTAGATGGCGATTATCTAATGGCTATCTGTGCGCGTGCTCTTAAACATAAGGGCAAACTAAACAACAATACAGTAGTGACGACCGTAATGGCTAACCTTGGCTTCTTTAAAGCAATGGAAGAGCAAGGCATCAATAGTACACGTACAGCTGTAGGCGATCGCTATGTAATGGAAGAAATGGTCCGTGGGGGCTATAACCTGGGTGGGGAGCAATCTGGGCATATTATTTTCCTAGATTACAATACTACCGGGGATGGCTTATTAACTGGTCTGCAACTGCTTAATGTCATCAAGGAAACAGGCAAACCATTGTCTGAACTAAAACAGATGATGACTAAATTCCCACAGCTATTAGTAAATGTGCGTGTGGAAGATAAGACAAAGCTGAATGGCAATGTAGCTATTGAGCAAGCGATTAAAGAGGTAGAGGAAAGTCTGCATGGCAATGGTCGAGTGTTGGTCCGTCCTTCAGGTACAGAGCCAATCGTCCGCGTAATGGCAGAGGGTCCAGATGCTGCTGAACTAGAGGTTATGGTTCAAAAAATCGTAGAGGTTGTTAAAAAAGAATTAGCATAA
- the glmS gene encoding glutamine--fructose-6-phosphate transaminase (isomerizing), whose product MCGIVGYIGSKQAQDIVIGGLRKLEYRGYDSAGVAVMTEQGLDHAKSKGRIATLEERLRDRPLAGMVGIGHTRWATHGKPSDENSHPHLDKTHKFAVVHNGIIENYLTIKEELIAKGYKFLSETDTEVIAHLLSDLYDGDIVATVRKAIQKMRGAYALGIMTEHEPDKLIAVRLASPLIVGIGEGEAFIGSDIPAILEHTRDMYILNEGEMAVLTRDNIQLTVAETGEPVEREIFHVDWDLVQAEKDGYDSFMLKEIHEQPKAMRDTIGSRIDPENKRVLLPEMKMTPEELAAFDRMYIVACGTSMHAGLIGKEVIEKLTRIPVEVAIASEFRYRDPIFTDKTLVVVISQSGETADTLAALREAKKHGVKVMAVSNVVGSSVAREADEVIYTWAGPEVAVASTKAYTCQSLALYLFALYLAQVKGTQTDAQIAEIVDHLLEIPTQTANILEMEESLRKVATSVTKDVQNLFFIGRGLDYAVTLEGSLKLKEISYIHSEAYAAGELKHGTLALIEENVPVIALATQPDLFDKTVSNIVEVKARGAYTLGFAFEGDTELAKTVDEVVYVPRTLPILSPVLTVIPLQLLAYFASTARGLDVDKPRNLAKSVTVE is encoded by the coding sequence ATGTGCGGAATCGTTGGATATATTGGAAGTAAACAGGCGCAGGATATCGTTATTGGAGGTCTGCGTAAGCTGGAGTATCGTGGGTATGACTCTGCAGGGGTAGCAGTAATGACGGAGCAAGGTTTGGATCATGCAAAATCCAAGGGACGGATTGCTACGTTAGAAGAGCGTCTAAGAGACAGACCACTAGCGGGAATGGTTGGAATTGGCCATACTCGTTGGGCAACACACGGGAAGCCTTCCGATGAAAACTCTCATCCTCATTTAGACAAAACGCATAAATTTGCAGTTGTTCATAATGGGATTATTGAAAACTACCTGACTATCAAGGAAGAATTGATAGCAAAAGGATATAAGTTCCTGTCTGAAACAGATACAGAGGTCATCGCTCATCTATTGTCTGATTTATATGATGGCGATATCGTAGCCACAGTGCGTAAGGCTATACAAAAAATGCGCGGTGCCTATGCACTTGGTATCATGACAGAACACGAACCAGATAAATTAATTGCAGTACGTTTGGCAAGTCCACTAATCGTGGGTATTGGTGAAGGGGAAGCGTTTATCGGCTCTGACATCCCAGCTATTTTGGAGCATACACGTGATATGTACATTTTAAATGAAGGCGAAATGGCTGTTTTAACTCGAGATAATATCCAGTTGACAGTAGCAGAGACAGGCGAGCCTGTTGAGCGTGAGATTTTCCATGTAGATTGGGACTTGGTGCAAGCAGAGAAGGACGGCTATGACTCCTTTATGTTAAAAGAGATTCATGAGCAGCCAAAAGCAATGCGAGATACAATTGGTTCCCGTATTGATCCGGAAAACAAACGTGTACTATTACCAGAGATGAAAATGACTCCAGAAGAGCTAGCTGCTTTTGACAGAATGTACATCGTAGCATGCGGTACTTCTATGCATGCTGGCCTCATTGGGAAAGAAGTCATTGAGAAGCTGACACGCATTCCTGTCGAGGTAGCGATCGCTTCAGAATTTAGATATCGTGACCCGATCTTCACAGATAAGACGTTAGTGGTTGTCATCAGTCAATCAGGAGAAACAGCAGATACGCTGGCAGCTCTACGTGAAGCGAAGAAACACGGCGTGAAGGTAATGGCAGTAAGTAACGTAGTAGGCAGCTCAGTAGCTCGTGAAGCAGATGAGGTTATCTATACATGGGCGGGACCAGAGGTGGCGGTTGCTTCTACAAAAGCTTATACATGCCAAAGCTTGGCTCTGTATCTGTTTGCGCTTTATCTTGCACAGGTGAAAGGAACACAAACAGATGCACAAATCGCTGAGATTGTCGATCACCTATTAGAGATCCCAACACAAACAGCTAACATTCTAGAAATGGAAGAGAGCCTACGTAAGGTAGCTACTTCTGTAACAAAGGATGTTCAAAACCTGTTCTTCATCGGACGTGGTCTGGACTATGCTGTGACGCTGGAAGGCTCCCTGAAGCTAAAAGAGATTTCTTATATTCATTCCGAAGCGTACGCAGCGGGAGAATTAAAGCACGGTACCCTAGCTCTCATTGAAGAGAATGTACCTGTGATTGCACTGGCTACTCAGCCAGACCTATTTGACAAGACGGTATCCAACATCGTTGAGGTCAAAGCTCGCGGCGCCTACACGCTAGGCTTCGCATTTGAAGGAGATACAGAATTGGCGAAAACAGTGGATGAAGTGGTGTATGTGCCACGCACCCTGCCGATCCTGTCTCCTGTATTAACTGTCATTCCGTTGCAATTGCTTGCTTACTTTGCGTCTACAGCTCGTGGCCTGGATGTGGATAAACCACGGAACTTGGCTAAGAGTGTGACGGTGGAGTAG
- a CDS encoding DUF2785 domain-containing protein, which yields MSDTRTKLMLDLQRIEKDEYQLREGEQHQDFLPLLLQYIGDPQPELRDNLIYPMFYMWIKEENRFSGEELRSLLTVLTDENHLFYNIGSEDDQSVFTRTFSALPIALIVQRHRQNPFFNQAEIEQIMHAMIRYYKEEKDLRGYLSVGGWAHSASHGADVFVELVQCEESSVAMLREVLVAISSMLHNGRHIFSDEDDERLVNIVDTMIDKELLPHQEIADWISGLAQCCNLPRSRSQVIARVNSKNFLRSLYFRRGQDSRGNELNTVMLGTEAKLNRFSIS from the coding sequence ATGAGCGATACAAGGACCAAATTGATGCTGGATTTGCAAAGAATTGAGAAGGATGAGTATCAGTTACGCGAAGGTGAGCAGCATCAAGATTTCTTACCTTTGTTACTTCAATATATTGGCGATCCTCAGCCAGAATTACGGGATAACCTGATTTATCCGATGTTTTATATGTGGATTAAGGAAGAGAATAGGTTCAGTGGAGAGGAGTTGCGTAGCCTCTTAACTGTTCTGACTGATGAGAACCATTTGTTCTATAATATTGGCAGCGAGGATGATCAGTCAGTTTTTACAAGGACGTTCTCTGCCTTGCCTATCGCTTTGATTGTGCAACGCCACAGACAGAATCCATTTTTCAATCAAGCGGAAATTGAGCAAATAATGCATGCAATGATCCGTTATTATAAAGAGGAGAAGGATCTGCGAGGTTACCTTTCAGTAGGAGGCTGGGCTCACAGCGCGTCTCACGGTGCGGATGTTTTTGTCGAGCTGGTGCAGTGCGAGGAGAGCAGCGTCGCAATGCTGCGTGAGGTTCTTGTCGCTATTTCTAGCATGCTTCATAATGGTAGACACATTTTTAGCGATGAGGATGATGAGCGGTTGGTCAACATCGTGGATACGATGATTGACAAAGAATTACTTCCACATCAAGAAATCGCTGATTGGATTAGCGGCTTAGCGCAATGTTGCAATTTGCCGAGAAGTCGCAGTCAGGTGATTGCTCGCGTGAACAGCAAGAATTTTTTACGCAGTCTCTATTTCAGAAGGGGACAAGATAGCCGAGGGAATGAGCTTAACACTGTCATGCTTGGTACTGAGGCAAAATTGAACAGGTTTTCTATCAGTTAA
- a CDS encoding erythromycin esterase family protein, which produces MKKNLLIVISLFIMMSVFTGFRSESPNTLQQSLKSNLVPVSKMELPSKTIIGFGEATHGNKQFTTLKSDIFKYLVEKQGYRVFAIEGDFGGGQKVNEYILGGNGTAQDAAKAIGFTIYNTQEMAALLSWMRSYNEHRDAKDKIHFYGFDMQRYDHNKNGLFSYLKKVDPTLASKYEIALTNLNDKTVYDQKQANVQEGLSHIKNLMERMKENKSVYTAKSSAKEYELALAFAEAIKQNATLRGTNANYNNTRDHYMAAKVIWILSFEKKYYGRENIFITGHNGHIEKTSTSMGMTTCMGAYLAKTLGDQYYAIGSEFYESSFIANEATTNERKEFYVKNSGEDRLAVLFAHTNMKDGFLDFAKARHDENFTAYLNRTQPISAIGAVFSGLYGKIEKMYTLQMIPAKAFDAIIFVRTATPSVMITD; this is translated from the coding sequence ATGAAAAAAAATCTCCTGATCGTAATCAGCTTGTTCATCATGATGAGTGTATTCACGGGTTTCCGTTCTGAATCACCCAACACGTTACAACAGTCATTGAAATCTAACCTTGTTCCTGTTTCAAAAATGGAACTTCCTTCGAAAACCATCATCGGGTTTGGAGAAGCTACACATGGTAACAAGCAATTTACTACGCTAAAGTCAGATATTTTTAAGTATCTGGTGGAAAAACAAGGATATCGCGTATTTGCGATAGAAGGTGATTTCGGCGGAGGACAAAAGGTCAATGAATACATATTAGGAGGCAACGGAACTGCGCAAGATGCTGCAAAAGCAATCGGATTTACGATTTACAATACGCAAGAAATGGCAGCCCTTCTATCTTGGATGCGCTCCTATAATGAGCATCGGGATGCAAAAGATAAAATTCATTTTTATGGTTTTGACATGCAACGCTATGACCATAACAAAAACGGGCTATTCTCCTATTTAAAAAAGGTTGATCCGACACTTGCCTCCAAGTATGAGATTGCACTTACGAATCTGAATGATAAAACGGTGTATGATCAAAAGCAGGCCAACGTACAGGAGGGGCTCTCCCATATTAAAAACTTGATGGAGCGGATGAAAGAAAACAAATCCGTTTATACCGCAAAAAGCTCTGCGAAAGAATATGAGCTGGCTCTAGCCTTTGCCGAGGCTATCAAGCAAAACGCTACACTGCGCGGAACAAATGCGAACTATAACAATACCCGTGATCACTATATGGCGGCAAAAGTGATATGGATTTTATCATTTGAAAAGAAATATTACGGTCGCGAAAACATATTCATAACAGGACATAATGGACACATTGAAAAAACCTCCACTTCCATGGGAATGACAACCTGCATGGGAGCATATCTCGCAAAAACCTTAGGGGACCAATATTACGCAATAGGAAGTGAATTCTACGAAAGCTCCTTCATTGCTAATGAGGCCACTACCAATGAGCGAAAAGAGTTTTATGTAAAAAATAGTGGAGAAGATCGGCTAGCTGTTCTGTTTGCACATACAAACATGAAGGATGGATTCCTGGACTTTGCAAAGGCAAGACATGATGAAAATTTCACCGCATATCTGAATAGAACTCAGCCCATCAGTGCAATAGGTGCAGTCTTTAGTGGATTGTATGGAAAAATTGAAAAGATGTATACTTTACAGATGATTCCAGCAAAAGCTTTTGATGCTATCATTTTCGTGCGGACAGCTACTCCTTCGGTCATGATAACGGATTAA
- a CDS encoding sigma-70 family RNA polymerase sigma factor — protein sequence MGNSEEDAKDYVQAVFISAYKHVEKYESSKSFSTCLFRVAINHCLMDWRKKKQYGMNYVRVLRLIAPSPKIIEF from the coding sequence ATGGGCAACTCGGAAGAAGATGCCAAAGACTATGTCCAAGCGGTATTCATAAGCGCATATAAGCATGTAGAGAAGTATGAAAGCTCGAAATCATTTTCGACTTGTCTGTTCCGTGTTGCCATCAATCATTGTTTGATGGATTGGCGCAAGAAGAAACAGTATGGGATGAATTACGTGAGAGTTTTGAGGCTGATAGCCCCAAGCCCGAAAATCATAGAATTTTAA
- a CDS encoding tetratricopeptide repeat protein codes for MKIKSIFGVILVNVIGSQIKQIRMKLNMTQGDGICSRSYISQLEMGYSLPLPDLLTKIAERLQVPMSELYEDCNREEVIKVNIHRNIRGLIANIEVCDWKKAHKYLFRLSDVQLNQEEKSIYVWGKGALARSEQHFYQSAAYFLESIELVREASDPDPLLLIRPLTSLGELYASIEQPEKAISHLYEAQKLALQHDIHGIPLVTLYYALGYMHERLGEYHSGLERFRQAEKLNIGYSSLYKSGDIYMGIGVCLRHLKQYEEAEQANRKALNILEYYNDPKKEARIAGVNNNLGIIYRCTEKYDLAISHLQKAIEIHKRIGSIHWLNNSCIELAKVYNQLGRYEEAKSICEEVIVNYTTEHILAEAYLTIADSLCHVGEKSQALDSIENALAYFSRKTNNRFFVKASSLATKMALLFGEEVTHIYDKYLAAPGVK; via the coding sequence TTGAAAATTAAATCAATATTTGGAGTGATTTTGGTGAATGTGATTGGCAGTCAAATTAAACAAATCCGAATGAAACTAAATATGACACAAGGGGATGGGATATGCAGTCGTAGTTATATTAGTCAATTAGAAATGGGGTATTCATTGCCATTACCTGATCTACTTACCAAAATAGCTGAACGTTTACAAGTGCCTATGTCAGAGCTTTACGAAGACTGTAACCGAGAGGAAGTTATAAAAGTAAATATACATAGGAATATTCGTGGTCTTATTGCCAATATTGAGGTATGTGACTGGAAAAAAGCACACAAGTATCTCTTTCGGCTTTCTGACGTGCAGCTAAACCAAGAAGAAAAAAGTATCTATGTATGGGGCAAAGGTGCTCTTGCACGATCCGAACAACACTTCTACCAGTCAGCAGCATATTTTTTAGAAAGTATCGAACTAGTGAGAGAAGCAAGTGATCCTGATCCATTACTTCTTATTCGTCCTTTGACTTCGCTAGGAGAACTATATGCCTCCATTGAACAACCTGAAAAGGCTATTTCTCATCTATATGAAGCACAAAAGCTAGCCCTCCAGCATGACATACATGGAATACCTCTAGTTACTCTTTACTACGCCCTTGGATATATGCATGAAAGACTTGGTGAATACCACTCTGGCCTAGAAAGATTCCGGCAGGCTGAGAAATTAAATATAGGCTACTCGTCACTTTACAAAAGTGGAGACATTTATATGGGAATAGGCGTATGTTTGAGACATCTGAAGCAGTATGAAGAAGCAGAACAAGCTAACCGGAAGGCATTAAATATTTTAGAATATTATAATGATCCAAAAAAAGAAGCAAGAATCGCAGGGGTAAATAACAACTTAGGGATCATTTATAGATGTACAGAAAAATATGATCTAGCTATTTCACATCTTCAAAAAGCTATTGAGATCCATAAAAGAATTGGATCGATCCACTGGCTTAACAATTCATGTATCGAACTTGCCAAAGTGTATAATCAATTAGGGAGATATGAAGAAGCAAAGTCTATATGCGAGGAAGTCATTGTTAATTACACTACAGAACATATATTAGCTGAAGCCTACTTAACAATAGCAGACTCTCTTTGTCATGTAGGTGAAAAAAGCCAAGCACTGGATTCAATAGAAAATGCCTTAGCTTATTTTTCACGAAAAACAAATAACCGATTCTTTGTAAAAGCTTCTAGCTTGGCTACTAAAATGGCATTACTATTTGGGGAAGAAGTAACTCATATTTATGATAAATACTTAGCAGCTCCTGGTGTTAAATAA